The following are encoded together in the Flavobacterium sp. TR2 genome:
- a CDS encoding DUF4625 domain-containing protein — MKNLKFLLGVLTLAFITSCSSDNAEIDTEYPVIDITQNAFPIQCSTIKRGQTSTFKATFNDNAELGSYSLDIHHNFDHHTHSTEVNTCETEAVKTPVKPMLFISNYTIPNGLKSYEATAQITIPTDVDPGDYHFMIRLTDKEGWQTLKGLSIKIL; from the coding sequence ATGAAAAATCTAAAGTTTCTATTAGGCGTTTTGACTCTTGCCTTTATAACATCTTGCTCAAGCGATAATGCAGAAATCGACACTGAATATCCTGTAATTGACATAACACAAAATGCTTTTCCTATCCAATGCAGCACAATTAAACGCGGACAGACCTCTACTTTCAAAGCTACTTTTAATGACAATGCCGAATTGGGTTCTTATAGTTTAGACATTCACCACAATTTCGACCATCACACGCATAGCACAGAAGTCAATACCTGCGAAACCGAAGCGGTAAAAACCCCAGTAAAACCAATGCTTTTCATCAGCAATTACACTATTCCAAACGGCTTGAAAAGTTATGAGGCTACGGCACAAATCACTATTCCGACCGATGTTGATCCCGGAGATTATCATTTTATGATCCGCTTGACGGATAAAGAAGGCTGGCAAACGCTGAAAGGCTTAAGTATTAAAATTTTATAA
- a CDS encoding DUF58 domain-containing protein, whose amino-acid sequence MKIESEIEKVSSFQHLEMLANQVVEGFISGMHKSPFHGFSAEFAEHKVYNAGESTKHIDWKLFAKTDRLYTKRFEEETNLRCHLIVDNSSSMHYPELKSNQPFYEKKIGFAVLASAVLMNILKKQRDAVGLSVFSDKYEYYAPEKGSDRHHRMLLNKLEELLVQPKVKKTTDTITYLHQIAEKMHRRSMIILFTDMFQTEDDEKLFSALQHLKHNKHKVVLFHVVDNETELKFDFDNSPRKFIDLESGDEVSIFADNVKEEYEKRVEAYFKNLALTCAKNQIKYVSVNVGDNFEKILTTYLVEKQNFG is encoded by the coding sequence ATGAAAATTGAATCGGAAATAGAGAAAGTCTCCAGTTTTCAGCATCTTGAAATGCTGGCGAATCAGGTTGTGGAAGGTTTTATATCTGGAATGCACAAGAGTCCCTTTCATGGATTTTCGGCGGAATTTGCCGAGCATAAAGTCTATAACGCAGGAGAAAGCACCAAACATATCGACTGGAAATTATTTGCTAAAACAGATCGTTTGTATACCAAACGTTTTGAAGAAGAAACCAATCTGCGCTGCCATTTGATTGTAGATAATTCGTCATCGATGCATTATCCTGAATTAAAATCGAATCAGCCTTTTTATGAAAAGAAGATTGGTTTTGCAGTTTTGGCTTCGGCAGTTTTGATGAATATTTTAAAGAAGCAGCGTGATGCCGTTGGGCTGAGCGTTTTTTCAGATAAATACGAATACTACGCTCCAGAAAAGGGGAGCGACCGTCATCACAGAATGCTTTTAAACAAATTGGAAGAATTATTGGTTCAGCCAAAAGTCAAAAAAACGACAGATACGATTACGTACCTGCATCAGATTGCCGAGAAAATGCACCGCCGTTCGATGATTATTTTGTTTACAGATATGTTTCAGACTGAAGACGATGAGAAACTATTCAGCGCGCTGCAGCATCTTAAGCACAATAAACACAAGGTAGTTTTGTTTCATGTAGTTGATAATGAAACCGAATTGAAATTTGATTTTGATAATTCGCCTCGAAAATTCATCGATTTAGAATCGGGGGATGAGGTTTCTATTTTTGCAGATAACGTAAAAGAGGAATACGAAAAGAGGGTGGAAGCTTATTTTAAAAACCTAGCTTTAACCTGTGCGAAGAACCAAATTAAGTACGTTTCGGTAAATGTGGGCGATAATTTTGAAAAAATATTGACTACATATTTAGTTGAAAAACAAAACTTTGGATAA
- a CDS encoding HAD family hydrolase, whose protein sequence is MSQQCVIFDMDGVICHTNPHHVVAFEEFFKKYNIPYTQEDFEEHMYGKHNSYIMTHFFKRPIAGEELIKLEDEKEGMFREIYKDKVETIPHYMDFLNELKSCGFKTAVATSAPRANLDLIVNSLKLGEKMDSMMSSEDVTFHKPNPEVYLKSAERVGVSPSDCVVFEDSFSGITAGLSAGMKVVGVLSTHTKEELPPCDFYINDYSEINVDKVLELLNN, encoded by the coding sequence ATGAGCCAGCAATGTGTAATTTTTGATATGGACGGCGTGATTTGCCACACCAATCCGCATCATGTAGTCGCTTTTGAGGAGTTTTTTAAAAAATACAATATTCCGTACACGCAAGAAGACTTCGAAGAGCATATGTACGGAAAACACAATAGTTATATCATGACACATTTTTTCAAACGTCCGATTGCGGGAGAGGAACTGATAAAATTAGAAGACGAAAAAGAAGGAATGTTCCGTGAGATCTATAAAGACAAAGTCGAAACGATTCCGCATTATATGGACTTTTTAAACGAATTAAAATCTTGCGGGTTTAAAACGGCTGTTGCTACATCTGCGCCTCGCGCGAATTTGGATTTAATTGTCAATTCCCTAAAACTAGGAGAAAAAATGGATTCGATGATGTCATCAGAAGACGTTACATTTCATAAGCCAAATCCAGAAGTATATCTAAAATCGGCAGAACGAGTTGGAGTTTCTCCGTCTGATTGTGTGGTTTTCGAAGATTCTTTTTCAGGCATTACAGCAGGGTTAAGCGCCGGAATGAAAGTCGTAGGTGTTTTGAGCACGCATACAAAAGAAGAGCTTCCGCCATGCGATTTTTATATTAATGATTATAGTGAGATTAACGTCGACAAAGTTTTGGAACTATTAAACAACTAA
- a CDS encoding DUF4625 domain-containing protein produces MKTTKLILASLFAAIAFTSCSNDDSEQKQTTPKVDKIELGLSNSETATIGADFHFNAEVTAADKIENVQVKIVQKSTETYSKNWSHEITWTQYAGAKNATVHKHFDIPEDAAEGKYDFIIIVNDQNGSKLEVKKNLTIINQKI; encoded by the coding sequence ATGAAAACAACAAAACTCATTCTGGCTTCGCTCTTTGCTGCAATTGCTTTTACAAGCTGCAGTAATGACGACTCAGAACAAAAACAAACTACTCCTAAGGTTGATAAAATTGAACTGGGTCTTAGCAACAGCGAAACGGCAACTATTGGCGCAGATTTTCACTTTAATGCTGAAGTAACTGCTGCTGACAAAATCGAAAATGTACAAGTAAAAATTGTGCAGAAAAGCACCGAAACATATTCTAAAAACTGGTCACACGAAATTACCTGGACGCAATATGCAGGTGCAAAAAACGCAACGGTTCACAAACATTTTGACATTCCAGAAGATGCTGCCGAAGGAAAATACGACTTCATTATTATCGTAAACGATCAGAACGGAAGTAAGCTAGAAGTAAAGAAAAACCTAACGATTATAAATCAGAAAATATGA
- a CDS encoding M1 family aminopeptidase has protein sequence MKILYTFLAFFMMIAIGFSQSKPKGNLVLEDGVSEQLAQFRKHQISAVNYELSFEIPKQKNEDIVSKLVLEATLLDISQPLYLDFKEKSQNIKTIEANGKNSAIVHEKGHIVIPAEDLILGKNTIGISFIAGNLSLNRNDDFLYTLLVPDRASTLFPCFDQPDLKATYKLRLSVPKDWKVLAGADVKEKIEKADFTWYAFGESDKMSTYLFSFVAGKFNSVTQKPEDMEMTMLYRENGADKIKASVDTIFNLHQQSLKFLEKYTNYKFPFQKLDFASIPVFQYGGMEHVGAIQYRESTLFLDNSATDSEKLNRAKLIAHETSHMWFGDLVTMKWFDDVWMKEVFANFMADKIMNPIFPKVNHNLQFFTAHYPSAYAEDRSLGTHPIRQHLANLKDAGSLYGAMIYNKAPIMMRQLEASMGKEPFQKGIQKYIQKYANDNADWNNLVELLDAETPFDMKKWSEVWVNKSGRAIFSDKIEYDAQNRIKSFEIQQKAEDKSNNVWPQVFQIGLVYANDVKVIMANITDKNLVIKEAIGLEKPLTIIYNYNGFGYGVFPLDGNNLNYIGGLKDEVARASAYSNLYENMLIGKISPDDAFRCYFRGIQLEENELVLRMAAGSLNAIYWRFLTEKQQNKVQKQLVGILYERLQANLSSNIKKTLFGLFSSVAYSDSAKATLYKVWNREISIPNLKLNEDDYTNIAMNLAIFKHPKADEILEKTRTSISNPDKQKRFEFLLPSLSKEESVRNAFIESLKDDANREKESWVSVGLANVNHPLRQESAQKYIRFSLDLVEEIQRTGDIFFPKDWLDNTIGKYSSKFAFDEVQRFLKENPNFSPILKRKLFMATDLLYKAQNIKKETE, from the coding sequence ATGAAAATTCTCTACACCTTTCTTGCTTTTTTTATGATGATTGCGATAGGATTTTCGCAATCAAAACCAAAAGGAAATCTTGTGTTGGAAGATGGTGTTTCAGAGCAATTGGCTCAGTTTAGAAAACACCAGATCTCTGCTGTCAATTACGAGCTTTCATTTGAGATCCCAAAGCAGAAAAACGAAGATATTGTTTCTAAATTGGTTTTAGAAGCGACTTTATTAGATATAAGCCAGCCTTTGTATTTAGATTTTAAAGAGAAATCCCAAAACATCAAAACAATTGAAGCAAACGGAAAAAATAGTGCCATTGTTCATGAAAAAGGACACATCGTAATTCCCGCTGAAGATTTGATTTTAGGAAAAAATACAATCGGGATTTCATTCATTGCCGGAAATTTATCTTTAAATAGAAACGATGATTTTCTGTACACGCTTTTAGTTCCAGATCGGGCAAGTACTTTGTTTCCGTGTTTTGATCAGCCAGATTTGAAAGCAACCTATAAACTTCGTCTTTCTGTTCCTAAAGATTGGAAAGTTTTGGCTGGAGCCGATGTGAAAGAGAAAATTGAAAAAGCCGATTTTACTTGGTATGCTTTCGGAGAATCTGATAAAATGAGCACGTATTTGTTTTCGTTTGTAGCGGGAAAATTCAACAGTGTGACGCAAAAGCCAGAAGATATGGAAATGACAATGCTTTATCGTGAAAATGGCGCTGATAAAATAAAAGCAAGTGTCGATACAATTTTCAATTTACATCAGCAGTCGTTAAAATTTTTAGAAAAATATACCAATTATAAATTCCCATTTCAAAAATTAGATTTCGCTTCAATTCCCGTTTTTCAATACGGCGGAATGGAGCACGTGGGTGCCATTCAGTACAGAGAATCGACTTTGTTTTTGGACAACAGCGCGACCGACAGCGAGAAATTAAACCGCGCCAAATTGATTGCTCACGAAACTTCGCATATGTGGTTTGGCGATTTGGTAACGATGAAATGGTTTGATGATGTTTGGATGAAAGAGGTTTTTGCCAATTTCATGGCCGATAAAATCATGAATCCGATTTTTCCGAAAGTCAATCATAATCTGCAGTTTTTCACCGCGCATTATCCGAGCGCTTACGCGGAAGATCGATCTTTAGGGACGCATCCCATCAGACAGCATTTGGCAAATTTGAAAGATGCAGGATCGCTTTATGGCGCAATGATTTACAACAAAGCGCCAATTATGATGCGTCAGTTAGAAGCTTCAATGGGAAAAGAGCCTTTCCAAAAAGGAATCCAAAAATACATTCAGAAATACGCCAATGACAATGCAGATTGGAATAATCTCGTAGAACTTCTGGATGCCGAAACGCCGTTCGACATGAAAAAATGGAGCGAAGTTTGGGTTAATAAATCTGGAAGAGCTATTTTCTCAGATAAAATCGAGTATGACGCTCAAAACCGAATTAAAAGTTTTGAAATTCAACAAAAAGCAGAAGATAAATCTAATAATGTTTGGCCTCAGGTTTTTCAGATTGGGCTAGTTTATGCCAATGATGTAAAAGTGATCATGGCAAATATTACCGATAAAAACTTAGTCATTAAGGAAGCAATCGGACTTGAAAAACCGTTGACAATCATTTATAATTACAATGGTTTTGGATACGGTGTTTTTCCGCTTGACGGCAATAATTTAAATTATATAGGAGGATTAAAAGATGAAGTGGCAAGAGCTTCGGCGTACAGCAATCTTTACGAAAATATGCTTATTGGAAAAATTTCGCCCGATGATGCATTTAGATGTTATTTCAGAGGAATTCAACTAGAAGAAAATGAACTGGTTTTGAGAATGGCGGCCGGAAGTTTAAATGCTATTTATTGGAGGTTCTTGACTGAAAAACAGCAAAATAAAGTTCAAAAACAGCTTGTAGGGATTTTGTATGAACGTTTGCAGGCTAATTTATCTTCCAATATTAAAAAGACATTGTTTGGATTGTTTAGTTCGGTTGCGTATTCAGATTCGGCAAAAGCCACTTTGTATAAAGTCTGGAACCGAGAAATTTCGATTCCGAATTTGAAATTAAACGAAGACGATTATACCAATATTGCTATGAATCTGGCTATTTTCAAACATCCAAAAGCCGATGAGATTTTGGAGAAAACCAGAACGTCAATCTCAAATCCAGACAAACAAAAGCGTTTTGAATTTTTGCTTCCATCCTTGTCTAAAGAAGAATCGGTGCGAAATGCTTTTATAGAATCTTTAAAAGACGATGCAAATCGCGAAAAAGAATCTTGGGTTTCTGTTGGTTTGGCCAATGTAAATCATCCGCTTCGTCAGGAAAGTGCACAAAAGTATATCAGATTTTCATTAGATTTGGTAGAAGAAATCCAGCGCACAGGAGATATTTTCTTTCCGAAAGATTGGCTGGACAATACGATTGGGAAGTATTCTTCTAAATTTGCTTTTGATGAAGTGCAGCGATTCTTAAAAGAAAACCCTAATTTTAGTCCGATCTTGAAGCGCAAATTATTTATGGCGACAGATTTGCTTTATAAAGCGCAAAATATTAAAAAAGAAACCGAATGA
- a CDS encoding AraC family transcriptional regulator: MEHSGQKLDKYYIKKVDADKKSIYCHHDLMGELFIPPHRHQKAQLLYAEGDVVFVTTETKTYFLPARHFIWIPSGVEHSIEPKSESVTMRNLYFPVEKDEDDFYKAEGIYPVNNLLLQMMLFTNRWNGDLKKGTPNFAIAKAIKAILPQICTNNLPLELPQPKDKRLGKILRHIENNLGETILFANVAHQFGFSERSLYRLFQKDLNMSFIQYYTIRRILKAIELLLERKLSVKEVAEEVGYNSVPTFSNTFFKILGQRPSDYLNGEEILERR, encoded by the coding sequence ATGGAACATTCTGGTCAAAAACTCGATAAATATTACATCAAAAAAGTAGATGCTGATAAAAAAAGCATTTATTGCCACCACGATTTGATGGGAGAGCTGTTTATTCCGCCACACAGGCACCAGAAAGCACAGCTTTTATACGCCGAAGGTGATGTTGTTTTTGTAACCACAGAAACCAAGACTTACTTTTTGCCAGCAAGGCACTTTATTTGGATTCCGAGTGGCGTGGAGCACAGCATTGAGCCGAAATCGGAAAGCGTGACGATGCGAAATTTGTATTTTCCGGTTGAAAAAGACGAAGACGACTTTTATAAAGCAGAAGGGATTTATCCTGTCAATAATTTACTCCTGCAAATGATGCTTTTTACCAATCGATGGAATGGTGATCTTAAAAAGGGGACTCCAAATTTTGCCATTGCCAAAGCGATAAAAGCGATACTGCCTCAAATTTGCACCAATAATTTGCCTTTAGAACTGCCGCAGCCCAAAGACAAACGTCTCGGTAAAATTCTGCGCCATATTGAAAACAATCTTGGAGAAACAATTCTATTTGCCAATGTTGCGCATCAATTCGGTTTCAGCGAACGCTCCCTGTATCGCTTGTTTCAAAAAGATCTCAATATGTCTTTTATTCAATATTATACCATTAGAAGAATCTTAAAAGCAATTGAACTTTTGTTGGAAAGAAAACTTTCGGTAAAAGAGGTAGCCGAAGAAGTTGGTTATAATAGCGTACCGACTTTCAGTAACACATTCTTCAAGATTTTAGGCCAACGGCCTTCTGATTATCTAAATGGCGAAGAGATTTTGGAAAGAAGATAA
- a CDS encoding TolC family protein, with protein sequence MLAFNGLQAQEVHTVSLKEALKLAKENNKKILRSQLEVTLAEQNIKERKELRLPDVQLNGMYSRITNITEFKGSGFLKDKEVTPAIPEIYEVNSTFKMPIYAGNKINNAIKIANQENEIAKIKTEKAENDIELEVVANYLAIYKMMELQKIFEENIKEEKSRLKEVQSLQKHGTVTKNEVIRAELQLSDRELNALTNSKNIKIALHDLKTLIQIPENQEIEIDTTSSLDEMNGLDPYDFYMAKALQNEEMRIASQELNISKTELKLVKGNYLPSVHFFGNYGFYYPNYKFFPPNPYLYTLGQVGIEATFDLSSLYKNKTKMEQANTKIKWQEMQNEIVKEEIQDKLYKEHTQYQEILEKFVVVDKALDLANENYRIVKLKYLNQLVLITEMVDADNALLQAKYNKISTRLDAVLKHYELLHTAGMLPQS encoded by the coding sequence ATGTTAGCATTCAATGGCTTACAAGCGCAGGAAGTTCATACGGTTTCATTAAAAGAGGCTTTGAAACTGGCCAAAGAAAACAATAAAAAAATTCTTAGATCTCAATTGGAGGTCACGCTCGCAGAGCAAAACATTAAAGAAAGAAAAGAACTCCGACTGCCAGATGTGCAGCTAAACGGAATGTATTCGCGAATAACGAACATTACCGAATTCAAAGGAAGCGGATTTTTGAAAGACAAAGAAGTTACACCTGCAATTCCTGAAATTTATGAGGTTAATTCTACCTTTAAAATGCCAATTTATGCTGGTAATAAAATTAATAACGCCATCAAAATTGCGAATCAGGAAAACGAAATCGCTAAAATAAAAACCGAAAAGGCTGAAAATGATATCGAACTTGAAGTTGTAGCCAATTATCTGGCGATTTACAAAATGATGGAGCTTCAGAAGATTTTTGAAGAAAATATCAAAGAAGAAAAAAGCCGACTGAAAGAAGTCCAATCGCTTCAAAAACATGGAACGGTTACGAAAAACGAGGTTATTCGTGCCGAATTACAGCTTTCAGATCGCGAATTGAATGCGTTAACTAACTCCAAAAACATTAAAATCGCACTTCACGATCTGAAAACGCTGATTCAAATTCCGGAAAACCAAGAAATTGAGATCGATACGACGTCAAGTCTTGACGAAATGAACGGTTTAGATCCGTATGATTTTTATATGGCTAAAGCATTGCAGAATGAAGAAATGCGTATTGCAAGCCAGGAATTAAACATCAGCAAAACGGAACTTAAGTTGGTTAAAGGAAATTATCTGCCAAGTGTTCATTTCTTTGGGAATTACGGTTTTTATTATCCAAACTATAAATTCTTTCCGCCAAATCCGTATTTGTACACCTTAGGGCAAGTCGGAATTGAAGCTACTTTTGACCTTTCGTCTTTGTATAAAAATAAGACCAAAATGGAACAGGCGAATACCAAAATCAAATGGCAGGAAATGCAGAATGAAATTGTAAAAGAAGAAATTCAGGACAAGTTGTATAAAGAACATACTCAGTATCAGGAAATCCTTGAAAAGTTTGTAGTTGTTGACAAAGCGTTGGATTTGGCCAATGAAAATTACCGAATCGTAAAACTCAAATATTTAAATCAGTTGGTTTTAATTACCGAAATGGTCGATGCAGATAATGCTTTGCTTCAAGCTAAATACAACAAAATTTCTACCCGACTGGATGCGGTTTTAAAACATTACGAACTGCTTCATACAGCGGGAATGCTTCCTCAAAGTTAG
- a CDS encoding MFS transporter — MEDKSIFKSWVPKWATITILFVCLLHSMILLGVYTSNVTYAASFLDIEPEDLQYAMCVTYGTLLATILIESRFSSFFPAKNYLMGVYSLIGVTIVASGYVDNFAVFLLLRVAEGILMALPAITIRQLLIEQFDSKNAIIIGFSFYYGSLLLSTPFIMNIAVWFLDHYDWKYMLYVSGGLQVLNVFLILVTFRGHRITKKIPLYQIDWVSYFLVLTAILCGAYFFVYAEKKYWFESSQMVLMLILALVTGGLFIFKELLVKRPTFDFEVFKYANLRIGFLLFFLFYISRATLSLCHSAMYSIWNWDPSRVAGVQYINGLGNVIGLILAAYFLMKSLSTKIIFLIGFSLIALYHFWFTFLFVPDVALSDIIVPYFLQGIGVGLLFVPLILFTTSSVPANMAVSSGIVGVSGRFWGSTIGFCVMQNATVFLNKKHFLKLSQFVTGENPEAQQNIASTAQSFVAKGYSVDNANVLAMKKIFGSIAKQSTLLADMEIYTIVGYGLLVLIVLIACNQHLRQTMTLVKSKIWIG; from the coding sequence ATGGAAGATAAAAGTATTTTTAAATCATGGGTTCCAAAATGGGCAACCATTACAATTTTGTTTGTCTGTCTGCTGCATTCCATGATTTTATTGGGGGTTTATACGTCAAATGTAACGTACGCGGCAAGTTTTCTGGACATTGAGCCCGAAGATTTGCAGTATGCGATGTGCGTAACGTACGGAACTCTGCTGGCAACGATTCTCATAGAAAGCCGTTTTTCGAGTTTTTTTCCCGCCAAAAATTACCTTATGGGTGTTTATTCCTTAATTGGAGTTACGATTGTGGCGTCAGGTTATGTCGATAATTTTGCGGTTTTCTTGCTGTTGAGAGTTGCCGAAGGAATCTTAATGGCGCTTCCTGCCATTACCATAAGACAATTGCTTATTGAGCAGTTTGATTCTAAAAACGCCATTATAATTGGTTTTTCCTTTTATTACGGTTCGTTACTGCTGTCAACGCCTTTTATTATGAATATTGCAGTTTGGTTTCTGGATCATTACGACTGGAAATATATGCTTTATGTTTCAGGCGGACTGCAAGTTTTAAATGTCTTTTTAATCTTGGTTACTTTTCGTGGGCACCGAATCACAAAGAAGATTCCGTTGTATCAAATCGACTGGGTGAGCTATTTTTTGGTTTTAACAGCTATTCTTTGCGGTGCCTACTTTTTTGTGTATGCCGAGAAAAAATATTGGTTCGAGTCTTCTCAAATGGTTTTAATGCTTATTCTAGCGCTCGTTACGGGAGGTTTGTTCATCTTTAAAGAACTTTTGGTCAAAAGACCCACTTTTGATTTTGAAGTCTTTAAATACGCTAATCTGAGAATCGGATTTCTATTGTTCTTCCTGTTTTACATCAGCAGAGCAACTTTGAGTCTTTGCCATTCGGCGATGTATTCGATTTGGAACTGGGATCCGTCTAGAGTTGCGGGCGTGCAGTACATTAACGGACTCGGAAATGTAATTGGACTAATTTTGGCTGCTTACTTCCTAATGAAATCGCTTTCGACAAAAATCATTTTTCTAATTGGCTTTTCGCTAATTGCTTTATATCATTTTTGGTTTACGTTTCTTTTTGTGCCCGATGTGGCTTTATCAGATATTATTGTTCCGTACTTTTTGCAGGGTATCGGAGTTGGATTGTTATTTGTTCCGTTAATTCTCTTTACCACCTCTTCGGTTCCTGCAAATATGGCGGTTTCTTCGGGAATTGTCGGTGTTTCTGGTCGTTTTTGGGGGAGCACGATTGGTTTTTGCGTGATGCAGAATGCAACCGTATTTTTAAACAAAAAACACTTTTTAAAACTCAGCCAATTTGTAACTGGCGAAAATCCAGAAGCGCAGCAAAACATCGCCAGCACAGCACAGAGTTTTGTCGCCAAAGGCTATTCTGTAGATAATGCCAATGTTTTAGCTATGAAAAAGATTTTTGGAAGCATTGCTAAACAATCGACTTTACTGGCCGATATGGAAATTTATACCATTGTAGGGTATGGTCTTTTGGTTTTGATTGTTCTAATTGCGTGCAATCAGCATTTGAGACAGACAATGACGTTGGTTAAAAGTAAAATTTGGATTGGGTAA
- a CDS encoding HlyD family secretion protein translates to MVKIKNETRRNKTFHILITIIACTLVISGVILGIWFYVFNRNHEETNDAQVEQYVTPIMSRITGYVQEVRFNENQFVHKGDTLVVIDNREYQSKLNVALADVQNAQQNSVVAQKNAINTASATAINEAQLEASKSNLWKTKLEYERYKALVSEEAATSQQLEKVKADYESAQAHFQEMKNRIRTSALSTSVAEANVPTTQTNIASKQAVADNAALFLSYTIITAPYDGWVGKRTLQPGQLVKEGQSLLSIVSKEKWITANFKETQLQYLTVGQDVEIKADALSDKTFTGTIASLSPASGARFSLLPPDNATGNFVKIEQRIPVRIQLKDSDRQADFLRAGMNITVIAAH, encoded by the coding sequence ATGGTTAAGATTAAAAATGAAACTAGAAGAAACAAAACGTTTCATATACTAATAACGATTATTGCGTGTACGCTTGTGATAAGCGGTGTTATTTTGGGAATTTGGTTTTACGTATTTAACCGAAATCACGAAGAGACCAATGACGCTCAGGTGGAGCAGTATGTAACGCCAATTATGTCGAGAATTACGGGTTATGTGCAGGAAGTTCGTTTCAACGAAAACCAGTTTGTGCATAAAGGTGATACTTTGGTTGTAATTGATAATAGAGAATATCAGTCAAAACTGAATGTGGCTCTTGCCGATGTTCAAAACGCGCAGCAAAATAGTGTTGTGGCTCAAAAAAATGCGATAAACACCGCAAGTGCAACAGCGATAAACGAAGCGCAGTTAGAGGCTTCAAAATCGAATCTTTGGAAAACCAAACTGGAATACGAAAGATACAAAGCTTTGGTAAGTGAAGAGGCGGCAACGTCTCAGCAATTAGAAAAAGTGAAAGCAGATTACGAATCAGCGCAGGCGCATTTTCAGGAGATGAAAAACAGAATCCGTACTTCAGCTTTGAGCACTTCTGTTGCTGAAGCAAATGTTCCGACAACGCAGACAAATATCGCGTCTAAACAAGCTGTTGCCGATAATGCAGCTTTATTTCTTTCATACACAATAATTACAGCACCTTATGACGGCTGGGTTGGAAAACGAACTTTACAGCCAGGACAATTGGTAAAAGAAGGTCAGTCGTTGCTTTCTATTGTTAGCAAAGAAAAATGGATTACGGCCAATTTCAAAGAAACGCAATTGCAATATTTAACCGTTGGACAAGATGTCGAAATTAAAGCAGATGCTTTGAGCGATAAGACTTTTACGGGAACAATTGCTTCTCTTTCTCCTGCGAGCGGGGCAAGATTCTCATTGCTTCCTCCTGACAATGCAACGGGTAACTTTGTGAAAATCGAACAAAGAATCCCAGTTAGAATTCAGTTAAAAGATAGCGACAGGCAAGCCGACTTTTTGAGAGCGGGAATGAATATTACTGTGATCGCAGCACACTAA